From a region of the Bacteroidia bacterium genome:
- a CDS encoding DUF1599 domain-containing protein, translating into MVKTGVQYDEQVRACKNIFVKKMKDYGSAWRVLRTGSITDQIFIKANRIKNIEVKGMQRVEEDVRSEYIGIVNYSVIGLIQLAMADDPRMEISAEEGGKLFDKYIGLAKSLMENKNHDYGEAWREMRVSSLTDLLLMKIHRMKQIEDNDGKTMISEGLDANYMDMINYSLFALIRLSE; encoded by the coding sequence ATGGTGAAGACAGGTGTACAATATGATGAACAGGTCAGGGCCTGCAAAAATATCTTTGTCAAAAAGATGAAGGACTACGGAAGTGCGTGGAGAGTACTGAGAACAGGTTCGATAACAGATCAGATATTTATTAAGGCAAACCGGATCAAGAACATCGAGGTAAAGGGCATGCAGAGGGTGGAGGAGGATGTGAGGAGTGAATATATCGGCATTGTTAATTACAGCGTGATCGGGCTCATTCAACTGGCCATGGCCGATGATCCCAGAATGGAGATCAGTGCAGAGGAAGGAGGCAAACTTTTTGATAAATACATTGGCCTTGCCAAATCACTCATGGAAAATAAAAACCATGATTACGGCGAAGCCTGGAGAGAAATGAGAGTGAGTTCCCTGACGGATCTGCTCCTGATGAAGATCCACCGTATGAAGCAGATCGAAGACAATGACGGGAAGACAATGATCTCGGAAGGCCTTGACGCAAATTACATGGACATGATCAACTACAGTTTATTTGCCCTTATACGCCTGAGCGAATGA
- a CDS encoding DoxX family protein, translating into MKTLAYILRLLVGVLFIFSGFIKANDPMGFGFKMEEYFTVFGMDWAKPLALSLSVFVCIYEIVFGFFLLAGYRVMLTLWALLLMILYFTALTFYSAYFNKVTDCGCFGDFLHLKPWESFWKDIVLMALLICLFFFRKHIRPVFGGKLMGVFLFLVIAASVAFPVYTYNYLPVFDFRPYKIGTNIIEASSIPEGAPLGKTMSYFIYENLKTGEKKEFDMNHLPWQDTLTWKYSEKSRDVILEEAYVPPIHDFHINTLDGFEYTEDILKDPGYKFFLVSYSLDIANESAFREMNDFAELCRKNNIPFMVLTASSDQVESFKQKLSLNMDFYLVDATQLKTMIRANPGLVMLKGPVVVDMWHYHSFPSFTEVQSQYMK; encoded by the coding sequence ATGAAAACTTTAGCCTATATCTTACGCTTGCTGGTAGGGGTTCTCTTTATTTTTTCCGGATTCATAAAGGCCAATGATCCCATGGGATTCGGCTTTAAGATGGAGGAGTATTTTACCGTTTTCGGTATGGACTGGGCAAAACCGCTTGCCCTTTCACTTTCTGTTTTTGTATGCATCTATGAGATAGTATTCGGCTTTTTTCTTCTGGCCGGCTACCGTGTTATGCTGACGCTGTGGGCACTGCTCCTGATGATTCTTTACTTCACGGCGCTGACCTTTTACTCTGCCTACTTCAATAAGGTGACCGACTGCGGATGTTTTGGTGATTTCCTGCATCTCAAACCATGGGAATCGTTCTGGAAAGACATTGTTCTGATGGCTTTACTCATTTGCCTGTTCTTTTTCCGAAAGCATATTCGGCCGGTTTTCGGTGGAAAACTAATGGGGGTATTTCTCTTTCTTGTTATAGCGGCTTCTGTAGCGTTTCCTGTTTATACTTACAATTACCTGCCGGTATTCGATTTCAGACCGTACAAAATCGGAACGAACATTATTGAAGCCAGCAGCATCCCGGAAGGAGCTCCCTTAGGTAAAACCATGTCTTATTTTATTTACGAGAACCTGAAAACAGGAGAGAAAAAAGAATTTGACATGAACCATCTTCCCTGGCAGGATACCCTGACCTGGAAGTATTCAGAAAAAAGCAGAGACGTTATTCTGGAGGAAGCATATGTGCCACCGATCCACGATTTTCATATCAACACGCTCGATGGTTTTGAGTATACCGAAGATATCCTTAAGGACCCCGGATATAAATTCTTTCTCGTATCCTATTCCCTGGATATCGCAAATGAAAGTGCCTTTCGCGAGATGAATGATTTTGCAGAACTGTGCCGTAAAAACAACATTCCGTTTATGGTACTCACTGCATCCTCCGATCAGGTGGAAAGCTTCAAACAGAAACTCAGCCTGAATATGGATTTTTACCTCGTGGACGCCACCCAGCTGAAAACCATGATCAGGGCTAATCCCGGATTGGTAATGCTCAAAGGTCCTGTAGTGGTGGATATGTGGCATTATCACTCTTTCCCGTCCTTTACTGAAGTGCAATCTCAATATATGAAATAG
- a CDS encoding choice-of-anchor B family protein → MKKILTIAAMVLLSLAGWAQAPNYNITLAANMTYSGQSLSNIWYYVDELGNEYALVGAQNGISIVNVTNPSAPVQVVQLSGPSSSWREIKTWGNYAYVTTEDGSVGLQIVDLNPLPAAPTVSNVYYWTPTINSQTLSTIHALHIDAGRVYLYGSNIGVGGVLIADISTTPTAPVYLGRWNQNYVHDGFVRNNKCYAGHIYDGWFSIMDVSNPASIPTAVPTQSTPGNFTHNTWLATNNDDTIYTTDEVNNSYLTSYDISNPNNIKELDRIQSQNTGGGSIVHNTHIINVGGNDYAVTSWYKDGVVITDVGRPKNMVNVAWYDTYTQGSGGGFSGCWGVNPFLPSGHLIASDINNGLFVLAPTYQRACYLEGVVTDFVTGLPINTASIVITTPNITSASDPSGWYGTGYAVAGTYSVTYSKPGYVSQNINVTLANGQVTIQNVQLVPIATVSIGGQVIQSWDNAPIPGARVKIWNGTFMFDTITDINGNFVFPTGYTGTYEMMAGKWTYVTRCIPNTVISSSTSSLVIPLDSGIYDDFAFDFLWTRTGTATDGLWQRGEPLGTSNGNSQANPEYDVTPDCYVNAYVTGNTGTSAGDDDVDGGWTMITSQVFDPTGYINPKIEYSRWFYNGGGSGNPNDSLRIQIFNGTTTVNLELVVPSTPGQSTWVNRSFLLNSLIPVTSTMQVRVRAVDTGPGHIMEAGFDHLRISEGSLTGEQEPLNQEQQLVVAPNPFISSTTVMYAFAGAQQNTFISVMDLSGRVLAIYPVSDAVGSVQMDLVLPAGTYFIQANRDGNRIGKPVRVIKVK, encoded by the coding sequence TAGATGAATTAGGCAATGAATACGCATTGGTGGGTGCCCAGAACGGCATTTCCATCGTGAATGTTACTAACCCATCCGCTCCTGTTCAGGTAGTGCAATTATCCGGTCCGTCCTCCAGCTGGAGAGAGATAAAAACCTGGGGCAATTATGCGTATGTGACAACAGAAGACGGCTCCGTGGGCCTGCAGATCGTAGATCTCAATCCCCTGCCGGCAGCGCCCACCGTATCCAATGTTTATTATTGGACGCCAACGATCAACAGCCAGACTTTGTCCACCATACACGCACTGCACATAGATGCCGGACGGGTTTATCTCTACGGAAGTAATATTGGGGTAGGAGGGGTGCTTATTGCGGACATCTCTACTACACCAACTGCACCTGTTTATCTCGGACGCTGGAATCAGAATTATGTCCACGACGGTTTCGTCCGTAATAATAAATGCTATGCCGGACATATCTACGACGGATGGTTCTCGATTATGGATGTATCCAACCCTGCCAGTATTCCCACCGCCGTTCCCACGCAAAGTACTCCGGGAAACTTTACACACAATACCTGGCTCGCAACAAACAACGATGACACAATATACACTACGGATGAGGTAAATAATTCTTACCTGACTTCTTATGATATTTCCAACCCGAATAATATAAAGGAGCTGGACCGTATACAGTCACAGAATACGGGCGGTGGATCCATTGTCCATAATACGCATATCATCAACGTAGGAGGAAACGACTATGCGGTAACCTCCTGGTATAAGGACGGAGTGGTGATCACCGATGTAGGCCGTCCTAAAAATATGGTGAATGTGGCCTGGTATGATACGTATACTCAGGGCTCGGGCGGAGGATTTTCTGGATGCTGGGGGGTTAACCCATTCCTTCCTTCCGGCCACCTTATTGCTTCCGACATCAACAATGGCCTATTCGTTCTGGCTCCCACCTACCAGCGCGCCTGCTACCTTGAAGGAGTTGTAACTGATTTTGTTACCGGTCTTCCCATCAATACAGCATCTATTGTGATCACTACGCCGAACATCACTTCAGCTTCTGATCCTTCCGGGTGGTATGGAACAGGATATGCAGTAGCCGGCACTTATTCGGTTACGTATTCAAAGCCAGGTTACGTCTCCCAAAATATTAACGTGACACTTGCCAACGGACAGGTTACGATCCAGAACGTTCAGCTGGTTCCTATTGCCACTGTTTCCATCGGCGGACAGGTTATCCAGTCATGGGACAATGCTCCGATTCCCGGAGCAAGAGTTAAGATATGGAACGGAACCTTCATGTTTGACACCATTACAGACATAAACGGGAATTTCGTGTTCCCTACCGGCTATACCGGCACGTATGAAATGATGGCCGGAAAGTGGACTTACGTGACACGCTGTATTCCAAATACCGTGATCAGTTCTTCCACCAGTTCGCTTGTTATACCTCTGGACTCAGGGATATATGATGATTTCGCATTTGATTTCCTCTGGACACGTACCGGTACCGCCACCGATGGTCTCTGGCAGAGAGGAGAACCCCTTGGCACATCCAACGGAAACAGCCAGGCTAACCCGGAATATGATGTAACACCTGATTGTTACGTCAATGCCTATGTAACAGGAAATACGGGCACATCTGCCGGCGATGATGATGTAGACGGTGGATGGACGATGATTACAAGTCAGGTGTTTGACCCCACTGGGTATATCAATCCAAAAATTGAGTATTCCCGTTGGTTTTATAACGGCGGCGGAAGCGGTAATCCGAATGACTCGCTGCGTATTCAGATTTTCAATGGCACAACCACTGTGAATCTGGAGTTGGTTGTACCGTCCACTCCGGGACAAAGCACCTGGGTGAACCGCAGTTTCCTGCTGAATAGCCTTATTCCTGTTACATCCACTATGCAGGTAAGAGTAAGAGCTGTTGACACCGGACCGGGGCACATTATGGAGGCAGGATTTGATCATTTGCGCATATCGGAGGGCAGTTTAACTGGAGAACAGGAGCCGCTGAATCAGGAGCAGCAATTAGTAGTTGCCCCCAATCCCTTTATCAGTTCCACCACCGTTATGTATGCCTTTGCCGGGGCTCAGCAAAACACCTTTATTTCTGTGATGGATCTGAGCGGACGGGTGCTGGCCATTTACCCCGTTAGTGATGCCGTAGGTTCTGTACAGATGGATCTTGTTCTGCCGGCCGGCACCTACTTCATTCAGGCAAACCGGGATGGCAACCGAATAGGCAAACCGGTGCGCGTGATTAAAGTAAAGTAA
- a CDS encoding ABC transporter permease: protein MGKSYVTKRKVSDIIVKKLPSTALLAVSSICLASCLGIIIGIICAVRKNSLFDRSALVFAVLGMAGPSYVVAIIVAMAFGFMWTNEFPFPVMFILFFAAYTAWFFYRSYRGKLSGSPKWESVSFSSMLGNAVWKSAVWSVVSWSGLYIVMATLDIEDIPVLNSYIYLPGTTLKNLGDLYEYDDLGNKHLALKNIILPAFTLGIRPLAIVIQLMRSSLLEVLSMDFIRTAKAKGLTFYTVIAKHALKNAMNPVVTAISGWFAGLMAGAVFVEMIFYWKGLGSEVVDALFKQDLPVLMGCVLVSGLIFVLINIIVDIVYGFLDPRIRVN, encoded by the coding sequence ATGGGCAAATCCTACGTCACCAAGCGGAAAGTCTCGGATATTATTGTAAAAAAGCTCCCGTCAACGGCACTTCTTGCCGTTTCTTCCATTTGCCTGGCATCCTGCCTGGGGATTATCATCGGGATCATCTGCGCCGTAAGAAAGAATTCCCTGTTCGACCGTTCCGCGCTTGTATTCGCTGTATTAGGTATGGCCGGCCCCTCCTACGTAGTGGCCATCATTGTGGCAATGGCTTTCGGTTTTATGTGGACGAATGAGTTTCCTTTTCCGGTGATGTTTATCTTGTTCTTCGCGGCCTATACGGCCTGGTTTTTTTACAGATCTTACCGGGGGAAGTTGTCCGGGTCACCAAAATGGGAGAGTGTTTCCTTTTCATCGATGCTTGGCAATGCTGTATGGAAATCAGCTGTGTGGAGTGTGGTATCGTGGTCAGGGCTGTATATTGTTATGGCCACACTGGACATAGAAGATATTCCTGTGCTTAACTCCTACATCTACCTGCCTGGAACAACCTTGAAGAATCTTGGGGATCTTTACGAATATGACGATCTGGGCAACAAACATCTGGCACTGAAAAATATTATCCTGCCTGCCTTTACTCTCGGGATTCGCCCGCTCGCAATTGTTATTCAGCTGATGCGTTCTTCCCTGCTGGAGGTTCTTTCAATGGATTTTATCCGTACAGCAAAAGCAAAAGGACTTACATTTTATACTGTAATTGCAAAACATGCCCTTAAAAATGCGATGAATCCTGTGGTAACTGCCATCTCCGGATGGTTTGCAGGCCTGATGGCAGGAGCAGTATTTGTTGAAATGATTTTTTACTGGAAGGGACTGGGATCAGAAGTAGTTGATGCGCTGTTCAAACAGGATCTGCCGGTACTGATGGGATGCGTTCTTGTATCGGGGCTGATTTTTGTACTGATCAATATTATAGTGGACATTGTTTATGGATTCCTTGATCCGAGGATCCGTGTGAATTGA
- a CDS encoding triose-phosphate isomerase yields the protein MERKVLIANWKMNKSLHDGLSLAEQVANGVTQTIRPVQVFIAPPFPILQALVQSLSGTKVRVAAQNCHEQSSGAFTGEVSADSLKSIGVSAVILGHSERRKYFKEKDKTIFLKARKAIEQGLQVVICVGETQKEREEGRHFKTVESQLRKTVCKLKIRELQQTLVAYEPVWAIGTGHTASPEQAREMHAFIRSVIASKRGDHAHSVPILYGGSCNEQNAKSLFSQPDIDGGLIGGASLQASSFLAILNSF from the coding sequence ATGGAACGAAAGGTGCTGATTGCTAACTGGAAGATGAATAAAAGTCTGCACGACGGACTTTCGCTCGCAGAACAAGTGGCTAACGGAGTAACACAAACTATACGGCCGGTACAAGTTTTTATAGCCCCGCCTTTCCCGATCCTGCAAGCACTTGTTCAATCCCTTTCCGGAACAAAGGTGAGAGTGGCGGCTCAGAACTGCCACGAACAAAGTTCAGGAGCATTCACGGGTGAAGTGTCAGCCGATTCACTGAAGTCTATAGGAGTTTCGGCAGTAATACTCGGCCATTCAGAACGAAGGAAGTATTTTAAGGAAAAGGACAAAACGATTTTTCTCAAAGCCCGTAAAGCCATCGAGCAGGGATTGCAGGTTGTAATCTGCGTTGGAGAAACCCAAAAGGAGAGAGAGGAGGGAAGGCACTTCAAGACCGTGGAATCCCAGCTACGTAAAACCGTTTGTAAGCTGAAAATTCGGGAACTGCAGCAAACCCTGGTAGCCTATGAACCGGTTTGGGCCATTGGTACCGGTCATACAGCCAGCCCGGAGCAGGCTCGCGAAATGCATGCTTTTATTCGGTCGGTGATCGCGTCGAAGCGTGGAGACCATGCACATTCGGTACCCATTCTTTACGGAGGATCCTGCAATGAGCAGAACGCGAAAAGCCTGTTCAGCCAGCCCGATATTGATGGTGGTCTTATCGGTGGTGCATCACTTCAGGCATCT